In one Lolium rigidum isolate FL_2022 chromosome 3, APGP_CSIRO_Lrig_0.1, whole genome shotgun sequence genomic region, the following are encoded:
- the LOC124696450 gene encoding CREB-regulated transcription coactivator 1-like: MVPGGRLRPAGPCIERISVAPCRFSQRPPPAPSPPPSPPRLHPSTCHSSRPSPVAGGAPFLRQQSVRSLSALPFLLTPTSCAIPSSLFSASPSPQPATHPCPVRLTAAPRSCGRSRSQGRRNIAVEEELTPELDLPAKSKAPSSIDDLVHGQQGNNAGSFQDASSGRGFPMLPCPRCGASPLTWGVCENVKNAGKEFFKCCRNLFLFLF, from the exons GCGGCCGGCTGCGCCCCGCAGGCCCCTGCATCGAGCGGATCTCCGTGGCGCCTTGCCGTTTCTCTCAGCGCCCACCTCCTGCGCCATcccctcctccctctcctccgcGCCTTCATCCCTCGACCTGCCACTCATCCCGGCCCAGTCCGGTTGCCGGCGGCGCCCCGTTCCTGCGGCAGCAGTCTGTTCGTTCTCTCAGCGCCCTGCCGTTTCTCTTAACGCCCACCTCCTGCGCCATCCCCTCCTCCCTCTTCTCCGCGTCTCCATCCCCTCAACCTGCCACTCATCCCTGCCCAGTCCGGTTAACGGCGGCGCCGCGTTCCTGCGGCAGGAGTCGGTCCCAAGGGCGACGGAACATCGCCGTGGAAGAAGAGCTGACTCCCGAGCTAGATTTACCTGCGAAATCAAAG GCACCGTCATCAATCGATGACCTTGTTCATGGCCAGCAAGGGAACAACGCGGGGAGTTTTCAGGACGCGTCCTCTGGAAGGGGTTTCCCAATGCTGCCCTGCCCACGGTGTGGTGCTTCTCCATTGACATGGGGAGTGTGCGAGAACGTCAAGAACGCTGGGAAGGAGTTCTTCAAGTGCTGCAGGAACTTATTCTTGTTCCTTTTTTAG